A genomic window from Triticum urartu cultivar G1812 chromosome 7, Tu2.1, whole genome shotgun sequence includes:
- the LOC125523912 gene encoding uncharacterized protein LOC125523912: MRTPSPAFIGVQYPPYNYSPPAAYASTPTPHLRRGPLPFSHLGDADDTGADMDDIIAIGSTAAAASPGFATQDEVVDLNGDMEAELGYVYGEDAHEAQESEEEEEDEEEEEEEEPAPVPMKGRQKKKKRAARSGEPRIKWTSKEEECLAEAWKVVCLDPTTGANQSLETYWDRIKAEFDERKLVDPYFKGVYMQRGSKAMANHWGRIQLACNKWHGIVEEVAARPESGASVEDQLLRMFAMYRGDNQDADFKHLHVYKRIDKCEKWAEVRRALGKAKETYKPNATTPGASEGRPDGHKLAKKGKNADAATARVQESIEHCLADAQARAVLREEKTEARWSSLMKNSAIKLDLLRTNVAAKKRNTDMAFLMGGADMLQSDDEELRVWYMAERGLILNQMRTATPTTPTTQAPAPTTTRTPSPNDASTSPPSSAEAAPTQPSTEAAPTPPSPSTPTPPTPGADPAE; this comes from the exons ATGCGCACACCCTCACCCGCCTTCATCGGCGTGCAGTACCCTCCATACAActactcgccgcccgccgcctacGCGTCCACACCGACGCCCCATCTCCGACGTGGTCCGCTGCCCTTCTCGCACCTCGGCGACGCCGACGACACAGGAgccgacatggacgacatcatcgcgATAGGATCGACCGCGGCCGCCGCGTCTCCCGGGTTCGCCACCCAGGACGAGGTAGTGGATCTCAACGGTGACATGGAGGCCGAGCTCGGCTACGTCTACGGCGAGGACGCGCACGAAGCGCAGGAatccgaggaggaggaggaggacgaggaggaggaggaggaggaggagccggctCCTGTTCCGATGAAGGGGcgccagaagaagaagaagcgggcggctaGGTCAGGCGAACCGCGCATCAAGTGGACGTCCAAGGAGGAGGAATGCCTCGCCGAAGCATGGAAAGTTGTCTGCCTCGACCCGACCACCGGCGCGAACCAGAGCTTGGAGACGTACTGGGACCGCATCAAGGCCGAGTTCGACGagcggaagctcgtcgacccgtacttcaaaggcgtctacatgcagcgcggctccaaggcgatggcgaaccattgggggcgtatccagttggcgtgcaacaaatggcatggAATCGTCGAGGAGGTCGCGGCTCGCCCGGAGAGCGGCGCCAGCGTTGAGGATCAG CTGCTGCGTATGTTCGCCATGTATCGGGGCGACAACCAAGACGCCGACTTCAAGCACCTCCACGTCTACAAGCGCATTGACaagtgcgagaagtgggcggAAGTCCGACGTGCCCTCGGCAAGGCCAAGGAGACATACAAGCCGAACGCGACGACTCCGGGCGCGAGTGAGGGGCGGCCGGACGGCCACAAATTGGCAAAGAAGGGGAAAAACGCCGACGCGGCAACCGCGCGAGTGCAGGAGTCCATCGAGCATTGCCTCGCCGACGCCCAGGCCCGGGCCGTCCTACGTGAAGAGAAGACCGAGGCGCGGTGGTCGTCGCTGATGAAGAACAGCGCCATCAAGCTCGACCTGCTCCGGACGAACGTCGCcgcgaagaagaggaacaccgacATGGCTTTTCTGATGGGCGGGGCGGACATGCTCCAGAGCGACGACGAGGAGCTCAGGGTGTGGTACATGGCGGAGCGCGGCCTCATTCTGAATCAGATGCGGACGGCAACgccgacgacgccgacgacgcaAGCTCCCGCGCCCACGACCACACGGACGCCAAGCCCGAACGACGCCTCTACGTCACCGCCCAGCAGTGCCGAAGCCGCGCCGACACAGCCCAGCACCGAAGCAGCTCCGACACCGCCGAGCCCGAGCACGCCGACTCCGCCAACGCCTGGAGCCGACCCCGCCGAGTGA